The genomic interval ATTGGTCTGCATACACTTTGACATCTCGATCCGTCACAGGACCTAATGAACCTGGTGATGCACCTAATAAATTACGAATTTCATCATCCGTTGCCATAGTAACATCATCTGTTTTAAAGTAATCTTTAATTTTTACGTCATTCACTTCATGATGGCCGCGAACGAGTAATAAAATAAATTCACCGTCTACTTTATAGACCATCGTTTTAATGATGCGATCTAAAGGTTGACCTAAAAAGTCAGCAAGTTCTTGTGCAGTTTTAACATTTGGCGTTTCCACTTTTTCTAACGGTTGTAACGCTTCTTCAATATTTGCTGTTTCATAATATAGCACTTCTGCTTTTTCAATGTTCGCAGCATAATCACTGTTGTCGCTATATACAATCGTATCTTCACCAATGGCACTTAATGCATGGAATTCATGAGTATGATTTCCACCAATGGCACCTGAATCTGCTACAACTGGACGCACATTTAAGCCGACACGTTTGAAAATTGTACTGTATGCATTGTACATATTTTGATACGTTTCCATCAATGATTCTTCATCTGTGTGGAATGAATACGCATCTTTCATAATGAATTCTCGCCCACGTAATAAACCGAAACGCGGACGCTTTTCATCACGGAATTTTGTTTGAATTTGGAACAACGTTAATGGAAGCTGCTTGTATGAACGTAATTCGTCGCGTACGAGTGATGTCACGACTTCTTCATGTGTTGGTCCTAATGCAAATTCACGTTGATTGCGATCACGTAAACGCATCAATTCCATACCGTATGCATCCCAACGTCCTGATTCTTTCCATAGTTCAGATTGTTGTAATACTGGCATCACAACTTCTACCGCATCAATACGTTCCATTTCTTGACGAATAATATCTGAAATTTTATGGATGACACGTGTTGCTACTGGTAAATAGCTGTATACCCCCGCAGCATTTTGTTTAATTAATCCTGCCTTTAATAACAACTG from Staphylococcus sp. MI 10-1553 carries:
- a CDS encoding proline--tRNA ligase; translation: MKQSKVFIPTLREVPAEAEAISHQLLLKAGLIKQNAAGVYSYLPVATRVIHKISDIIRQEMERIDAVEVVMPVLQQSELWKESGRWDAYGMELMRLRDRNQREFALGPTHEEVVTSLVRDELRSYKQLPLTLFQIQTKFRDEKRPRFGLLRGREFIMKDAYSFHTDEESLMETYQNMYNAYSTIFKRVGLNVRPVVADSGAIGGNHTHEFHALSAIGEDTIVYSDNSDYAANIEKAEVLYYETANIEEALQPLEKVETPNVKTAQELADFLGQPLDRIIKTMVYKVDGEFILLLVRGHHEVNDVKIKDYFKTDDVTMATDDEIRNLLGASPGSLGPVTDRDVKVYADQFVQSLRNLAIGANEDGSHYVNANVERDFQIEGYGDFRFILEGEPLADGSGPAKFAEGIEVGQVFVLGEKYSEAMKATVLNQQGREQNLTMGCYGIGVSRTLSAIIEQHHDENGMIWPKSVTPFDVHLITVNPKKDEQRECADQLYDQLLGTYDVLYDDRNDRAGVKFNDADLIGIPVRVVVGKNAAEGIVEVKRRDTGDSEDVHVDDLVAHLEKLYEQI